The following coding sequences lie in one Gadus macrocephalus chromosome 1, ASM3116895v1 genomic window:
- the acot7 gene encoding cytosolic acyl coenzyme A thioester hydrolase isoform X4: MSEHKCAFAVSSLQLCRLMRPDDANIFGSVHGGTILRMIEEAGGIISTRHCNTQDGDRCVAVLGRVEKTEFLSPMFIGEVAHVCAEITYTSEHSVEVQVHVMSENVLTGSKKLTNKAALWYVPCSLKNVDKILDVPPIKYTSPEQEEAGRKRHEVQRTVRQNTTERNEEVPPPASKPERPMKEIHTVGFSQSSLIHLVGPNDCMMNDFVHGGEPNHYLFLPFPFHSSPLLQKGHLS; the protein is encoded by the exons ATGTCCGAACACAAGTGCGCGTTTGCCGTGTCTTCTCTTCAGTTATGCAG GCTCATGCGACCGGACGATGCAAACATCTTCGGCAGCGTGCACGGCGGCACGATCCTGAGGATGATCGAGGAAGCCGGGGGCATCATCAGCACGCGCCACTGCAACACGCAGGATGGG GACCGCTGCGTTGCCGTGCTGGGGCGGGTGGAGAAGACGGAGTTCCTGTCGCCGATGTTCATCGGAGAGGTGGCCCACGTGTGTGCAGAGATCACCTACACCTCCGAGCATTCGGTGGAGGTCCAGGTCCACGTCATGTCCGAGAACGTCCTCACAG GTTCCAAGAAGCTGACAAACAAGGCGGCCCTGTGGTACGTTCCCTGCTCCCTGAAGAACGTGGATAAGATCCTGGACGTCCCGCCCATCAAG TACACCAGcccggagcaggaggaggcgggcAGGAAGAGACATGAGGTCCAGAGGACGGTCAGGCAGAACACCACGGAGCGCAACGAGGAGGTCCCCCCGCCAGCCTCCAAGCCAG AGAGACCAATGAAGG agatcCACACTGTTGGATTCAGCCAATCCAGCCTGATCCATCTGGTGGGACCTAACGACTGCATGATGAACGACTTCGTCCACGGAGGTGAGCCCAACCATTATCTCTTTCTTCCATTCCCATTCCATTCCAGCCCTTTATTACAGAAGGGACATTTATCATGA
- the acot7 gene encoding cytosolic acyl coenzyme A thioester hydrolase isoform X5 gives MSEHKCAFAVSSLQLCRLMRPDDANIFGSVHGGTILRMIEEAGGIISTRHCNTQDGDRCVAVLGRVEKTEFLSPMFIGEVAHVCAEITYTSEHSVEVQVHVMSENVLTGSKKLTNKAALWYVPCSLKNVDKILDVPPIKYTSPEQEEAGRKRHEVQRTVRQNTTERNEEVPPPASKPEIHTVGFSQSSLIHLVGPNDCMMNDFVHGGEPNHYLFLPFPFHSSPLLQKGHLS, from the exons ATGTCCGAACACAAGTGCGCGTTTGCCGTGTCTTCTCTTCAGTTATGCAG GCTCATGCGACCGGACGATGCAAACATCTTCGGCAGCGTGCACGGCGGCACGATCCTGAGGATGATCGAGGAAGCCGGGGGCATCATCAGCACGCGCCACTGCAACACGCAGGATGGG GACCGCTGCGTTGCCGTGCTGGGGCGGGTGGAGAAGACGGAGTTCCTGTCGCCGATGTTCATCGGAGAGGTGGCCCACGTGTGTGCAGAGATCACCTACACCTCCGAGCATTCGGTGGAGGTCCAGGTCCACGTCATGTCCGAGAACGTCCTCACAG GTTCCAAGAAGCTGACAAACAAGGCGGCCCTGTGGTACGTTCCCTGCTCCCTGAAGAACGTGGATAAGATCCTGGACGTCCCGCCCATCAAG TACACCAGcccggagcaggaggaggcgggcAGGAAGAGACATGAGGTCCAGAGGACGGTCAGGCAGAACACCACGGAGCGCAACGAGGAGGTCCCCCCGCCAGCCTCCAAGCCAG agatcCACACTGTTGGATTCAGCCAATCCAGCCTGATCCATCTGGTGGGACCTAACGACTGCATGATGAACGACTTCGTCCACGGAGGTGAGCCCAACCATTATCTCTTTCTTCCATTCCCATTCCATTCCAGCCCTTTATTACAGAAGGGACATTTATCATGA
- the acot7 gene encoding cytosolic acyl coenzyme A thioester hydrolase isoform X2: MQRGDGLARESPTVTGTGETERPRMNCFMPRSTRRMIEERRLHNERQQVLIRKLSREMYQEQGSDPRLGTRHQLSRLMRPDDANIFGSVHGGTILRMIEEAGGIISTRHCNTQDGDRCVAVLGRVEKTEFLSPMFIGEVAHVCAEITYTSEHSVEVQVHVMSENVLTGSKKLTNKAALWYVPCSLKNVDKILDVPPIKYTSPEQEEAGRKRHEVQRTVRQNTTERNEEVPPPASKPEIHTVGFSQSSLIHLVGPNDCMMNDFVHGGEPNHYLFLPFPFHSSPLLQKGHLS; this comes from the exons ATGCAG AGGGGAGACGGCCTAGCGAGAGAGTCACCTACAGTCACCGGGactggagagacggagagaccgaGGATGAATTGCTTTATGCCACGGAGCACTAGACGGATGATTGAGGAGCGCAGATTGCATAATGAACGGCAACAAGTCCTCATCAGGAAACTGAGTAGGGAGATGTATCAGGAACAGGGAAGCGACCCCCGTCTGGGGACCAGACACCAGCTCAGCAG GCTCATGCGACCGGACGATGCAAACATCTTCGGCAGCGTGCACGGCGGCACGATCCTGAGGATGATCGAGGAAGCCGGGGGCATCATCAGCACGCGCCACTGCAACACGCAGGATGGG GACCGCTGCGTTGCCGTGCTGGGGCGGGTGGAGAAGACGGAGTTCCTGTCGCCGATGTTCATCGGAGAGGTGGCCCACGTGTGTGCAGAGATCACCTACACCTCCGAGCATTCGGTGGAGGTCCAGGTCCACGTCATGTCCGAGAACGTCCTCACAG GTTCCAAGAAGCTGACAAACAAGGCGGCCCTGTGGTACGTTCCCTGCTCCCTGAAGAACGTGGATAAGATCCTGGACGTCCCGCCCATCAAG TACACCAGcccggagcaggaggaggcgggcAGGAAGAGACATGAGGTCCAGAGGACGGTCAGGCAGAACACCACGGAGCGCAACGAGGAGGTCCCCCCGCCAGCCTCCAAGCCAG agatcCACACTGTTGGATTCAGCCAATCCAGCCTGATCCATCTGGTGGGACCTAACGACTGCATGATGAACGACTTCGTCCACGGAGGTGAGCCCAACCATTATCTCTTTCTTCCATTCCCATTCCATTCCAGCCCTTTATTACAGAAGGGACATTTATCATGA
- the acot7 gene encoding cytosolic acyl coenzyme A thioester hydrolase isoform X1, translating into MQRGDGLARESPTVTGTGETERPRMNCFMPRSTRRMIEERRLHNERQQVLIRKLSREMYQEQGSDPRLGTRHQLSRLMRPDDANIFGSVHGGTILRMIEEAGGIISTRHCNTQDGDRCVAVLGRVEKTEFLSPMFIGEVAHVCAEITYTSEHSVEVQVHVMSENVLTGSKKLTNKAALWYVPCSLKNVDKILDVPPIKYTSPEQEEAGRKRHEVQRTVRQNTTERNEEVPPPASKPERPMKEIHTVGFSQSSLIHLVGPNDCMMNDFVHGGEPNHYLFLPFPFHSSPLLQKGHLS; encoded by the exons ATGCAG AGGGGAGACGGCCTAGCGAGAGAGTCACCTACAGTCACCGGGactggagagacggagagaccgaGGATGAATTGCTTTATGCCACGGAGCACTAGACGGATGATTGAGGAGCGCAGATTGCATAATGAACGGCAACAAGTCCTCATCAGGAAACTGAGTAGGGAGATGTATCAGGAACAGGGAAGCGACCCCCGTCTGGGGACCAGACACCAGCTCAGCAG GCTCATGCGACCGGACGATGCAAACATCTTCGGCAGCGTGCACGGCGGCACGATCCTGAGGATGATCGAGGAAGCCGGGGGCATCATCAGCACGCGCCACTGCAACACGCAGGATGGG GACCGCTGCGTTGCCGTGCTGGGGCGGGTGGAGAAGACGGAGTTCCTGTCGCCGATGTTCATCGGAGAGGTGGCCCACGTGTGTGCAGAGATCACCTACACCTCCGAGCATTCGGTGGAGGTCCAGGTCCACGTCATGTCCGAGAACGTCCTCACAG GTTCCAAGAAGCTGACAAACAAGGCGGCCCTGTGGTACGTTCCCTGCTCCCTGAAGAACGTGGATAAGATCCTGGACGTCCCGCCCATCAAG TACACCAGcccggagcaggaggaggcgggcAGGAAGAGACATGAGGTCCAGAGGACGGTCAGGCAGAACACCACGGAGCGCAACGAGGAGGTCCCCCCGCCAGCCTCCAAGCCAG AGAGACCAATGAAGG agatcCACACTGTTGGATTCAGCCAATCCAGCCTGATCCATCTGGTGGGACCTAACGACTGCATGATGAACGACTTCGTCCACGGAGGTGAGCCCAACCATTATCTCTTTCTTCCATTCCCATTCCATTCCAGCCCTTTATTACAGAAGGGACATTTATCATGA
- the acot7 gene encoding cytosolic acyl coenzyme A thioester hydrolase isoform X3 gives MFTFGTRISTALPTRWTIMRLFKSSHLFPGYFPHRLMRPDDANIFGSVHGGTILRMIEEAGGIISTRHCNTQDGDRCVAVLGRVEKTEFLSPMFIGEVAHVCAEITYTSEHSVEVQVHVMSENVLTGSKKLTNKAALWYVPCSLKNVDKILDVPPIKYTSPEQEEAGRKRHEVQRTVRQNTTERNEEVPPPASKPERPMKEIHTVGFSQSSLIHLVGPNDCMMNDFVHGGEPNHYLFLPFPFHSSPLLQKGHLS, from the exons ATGTTCACCTTTGGGACCAGAATTTCTACTGCTCTTCCGACGAGATGGACTATTATGAGGTTGTTCAAATCGTCCCATCTTTTCCCTGGCTATTTTCCTCACAG GCTCATGCGACCGGACGATGCAAACATCTTCGGCAGCGTGCACGGCGGCACGATCCTGAGGATGATCGAGGAAGCCGGGGGCATCATCAGCACGCGCCACTGCAACACGCAGGATGGG GACCGCTGCGTTGCCGTGCTGGGGCGGGTGGAGAAGACGGAGTTCCTGTCGCCGATGTTCATCGGAGAGGTGGCCCACGTGTGTGCAGAGATCACCTACACCTCCGAGCATTCGGTGGAGGTCCAGGTCCACGTCATGTCCGAGAACGTCCTCACAG GTTCCAAGAAGCTGACAAACAAGGCGGCCCTGTGGTACGTTCCCTGCTCCCTGAAGAACGTGGATAAGATCCTGGACGTCCCGCCCATCAAG TACACCAGcccggagcaggaggaggcgggcAGGAAGAGACATGAGGTCCAGAGGACGGTCAGGCAGAACACCACGGAGCGCAACGAGGAGGTCCCCCCGCCAGCCTCCAAGCCAG AGAGACCAATGAAGG agatcCACACTGTTGGATTCAGCCAATCCAGCCTGATCCATCTGGTGGGACCTAACGACTGCATGATGAACGACTTCGTCCACGGAGGTGAGCCCAACCATTATCTCTTTCTTCCATTCCCATTCCATTCCAGCCCTTTATTACAGAAGGGACATTTATCATGA